The candidate division KSB1 bacterium genome segment GGAGGTGTGACCACGCCGCTAACTTGCTTGCCACAAACACCACCATGGCAAACCGGGCGAACTCTGATGGTTCGAACCCCATCACGCCAAGGCGCAACCAACGACGGGCCCCATGCACCCGCACCCCCATCACTAACACCAGCACGAGGAGACCGATGCTAAGCCATAGCAACGTCCAGGGGGCTCTCACCAGGTGCCTCCAGGAAAGCTGGAACACGCCCACCATGGCTAATACACCCAGCAGGACGCGAAAGAGATGACTCTTGACATAGAAATGCGGATCGTCCCGCTGGAATCCCGCCGTATGAGAACTTGCCGAGTAAACCTCGCTGAGACCGATGGCCAAGAGAACCAGAACGGCTATCAGCAGGACATAATCGAATTGGTAGGTGCCGCTGCCCCCAGTCCGCGTGGCCCAGCGAGGCTTTGGCTTTTTGTGCAACTCCTTGTGCGAGCGACGTTGCACTTTTGCTCACCGCACCTTGAACGAAGCCAGGCTAAGCAGCACCAGCAGAATGCCCACTATCCAAAAGCGCACCACCATCTTCGGCTCGGGCCAGGGCCGCTCGCCAATTTCGAAGTGGTGGTGAATCGGCGCCATGCGGAAAACCCGGCGACCAGTTCTCTTGAACACCGCCACCTGGACCATCACCGAGATGCTTTCCGCCATGAACACCCCACATATGATCGGCAAGAGCAGCTCTTTCTTGATCAAAATGGCCATCGTACCCAAGGAGGCGCCGAGGCTCAAGGCCCCCGTGTCTCCCATGAAAATCTCCGCAGGGTAGGCATTGAACCAGAGAAAGCCCAAGCATGCCCCTACCAATGCCGCCGCGTAGACCATGAGTTCTCCCGCCCCGGGCAGGTAAGTGATGTGCAGGTAGTGAGAGAAATCCACGCGGCCCGTGACATAGGCAATGACCCCAAAAGCTGCCGCGGCAATACCACTGAGCCCGATACACAGCCCATCTGCTCCGTCGGCAAGGTTGGCGGAATTGCTCATCGCCGTGATGATAAAGACCACCACGGGAATGTAGAACACACCAAAGTCCACCAGGTAGTTCTTGAAAAAGGGCAGCGTGGTCGCGGAGCGCACATCGGCCACCGGCGGAAAGAAATACAACACTGAGCCTACGATGCACCCCAGGACCATCTGGCCGGCAATCTTGTAGCGGCCAATCAGCCCTTTCGGCAGCTTTTTCACCACCTTCAGGTAGTCATCAAGAAAGCCCACAGCGCCCATAAACACAGTCGCCAGCAGCACCAGCATCACATAGACGTTGTCCAGCCGGCACCAGAGCAGCAAAGGCAACACGGTGGCTACCAGAATGATTACGCCGCCGAAAGTGGGCGTTCCCTGCTTCTTCAGGTGGGTCTTTGGCCCTTCGGGGCGAATCTCCTGACCCAGGTGTAAAGCGCGCGCCTTGCGGATGACATACGGCCCAAAAAGAAAGGCGATGAGCAACGCCGTGATCGCGGCTCCGCCCGCGCGAAACGATTGATAACGGAACACATTCAGTCCCGAAATGTGCTCTCGCAACGGAAAAAGCAGGTGGAAGAGCATAAGGCTCCCAAGCTATTCGTTAGGTTGCAGTCCCTTCCGCACCGCCTCCACCACCTCTTCCATTTTCATTCCCCGCGAGCCCTTGACAAGTATCACGTCCCCTTCGCGCAGCCATCCGAGCAACGCTTGGCTTAAAGACTGCTTGTCGGCAAAGTGCTCAGCCTCGACCCCTGACGCTCGGGCGACCCGCACCGTCTCTCGCGTCCACTCTCCGAAGGCAAGCAGAAGAGCGACCTCATTTTGAGCCACCAACTCACCCAGACGGCGATGAGCAGGAGCGCTTGTGGGGCCCAACTCCAACATGTCGCCGAGCACGGCGATGCGCCGCCCCCCTGGAGGGAGCGGCAGGGTGCGAAGAAAATCAAGGGCTGCCGCCGCAGAGCGAAGATTGCTATTGTACGCGTCATCGATCAGCCGTACCCCTTGGAGATCGATCACCTCCAACCGCTCCGGCACATGGTCCACCTCTTCGAGTCCGGCTTTGATCTCCGCCAGGGGCACCCCGAATTCAATCCCCACAGCGGCAGCAGCAAGTGCATTGGTCACCAGATGTCTGCCCGGAAGCTTGAGGTGAATGTGCTGCCGTCTGAGCGTGAACGTGGGGCACCCGCGCGCATCGAGGCCGCGGAAGGTGCCCCTGATGTCCGCATGCTTGGCGGTGCCAAAGGCCACCACCCGCCGGAGGGGCATGGGCGCCTGTGCTAACAAGGGATCGTCTGCATTGTAGAACCCCACCTTCTCGCCGACCAGCCCTTCGAACAGCTCCAATTTGGCCTTGAGCACCCCTTGCAGGTCGCCGAAGAACTCCAGATGGGCCTCCGCGATGTTCAGGATCACACCATACTCTGGCTCCGCTATGCGACACAGGGCAGCGATCTCGCCAAAGTGGTTCGTCCCCATCTCCAACACTACCGCGCCGTGGTGGGAGCGGAGCTCCAGCAGGCTTAGTGCCACACCCACGGTGTTGTTGAAGGACTTTTTGCTCTTGAGCGTGTCAAAACGCCTGCTGAGAACTGCAGCGGTCAATTCCTTCGTCGTGGTCTTGCCCACCGAGCCGGTCAACGCCACCACCGGCACGGAGAACCGCCCCCGGTGGTAGTGGGCAATTTGCCCGAGAGCCGCCAAGGTGTCCGGTACCCCGATGAGCACCGCCTCTGGCAAGGCCTGCCGGAGCGCCGACAGCGCATTAAGGTTCACCACCGCCGCTATTGCACCGGCTGCCAACGCCTGTCCCACAAACTGGTGGCCATCAAAACGCTCCCCCTTTATGGCAATGAACAGGTCTCCTGGTTCTGTAGTGCGGCTGTCGATGCTGACGCGCCGCACTTGGTGACGAAGCGCGGTGTTCGGGCCTACAAAACCTTGCCCGGCATCACAGCACTGCACCACCTCGCCCACGCGCAGTGCGACGGTATCGTTGGGAAGGACAAGAGCGCTCACGACGTTCTCACGTCACCACCGCACCGCATCAACCAAGGCCGCACCGGATTGACACTCCAGAATGCAGCGCCCTCCGCGTCGGATCGCCTCCCCCGGGGCGGGCTTCTGGCGGATTACCCGGCCTGCGCCGGTCACGTCCACCTGCACGCCCAACAGCGACAACCGATTGATTGCCTCTCGAGCGGTAAGTCCGATCACCCGTGGCATCAGTAGGCGCTCGCCCAGCTCTTCGGGGGCACCACCAAGTTCGAGCTCCACGACAGACCCAGTCGCCACCTGGGTGCCGGGTGCCGGATACTGCCTCTGAACGACGGTCCCTTTGCCTTGCACGGTCACCCGAAGGCCCAGCTCACGCAGCACAGCCTTACAGGTTCCCGCGTCGCGATGAAGCAGGGAGGGCACCGCCACCAGCGTTGCTCTGGAAGGAGCCGGCAGTTCCCGCGGCGCCTCTACCGGCGGGATCGTCTCTTGTTCCCCGCGCCACTTCAGAATGCGCTGGACAATGCGCTTGAAGGTGGGCGCCGCCACCTCGGAGGCGTAGTACTCCCCGCGCGGATCATCGATGACTACCATCAGGCAGAGCTCAGCAGCGCCGATCTCTGCCGGATAGTAGCCCACGAACGACGAGATGTAGCGGTCCGTCTCATGACCGCGGGCATCGGCCCTGAGCTTACGGGCGGTCCCGGTTTTGCCCGCAATCGATAGCCCCGGTATGCGGGCGTTGCGCCCGGTACCGTGCTCCACCACCTCCACGAGCATTTCGTTCAGCGTCCTGGCGGTCTGTTCCGAAACCACCCGGCGCACGGGCTCCGGTTCGCCGTAGCTCAGGTCCTCCTTCCCTTCGCGTACCGTGCCTGCCACCACCTTGGGGCGCATCAAGACGCCTCCGTTTGCCACCGCCGCATAAGCCATCACCACTTGCAATGGCGTGACCGCAATCTCGTAACCATAACTTATCGCGGCCGGTGTAAAGGCGCTCCACTGGCTCACACTCGGCACAATCCCCCGCACTTCGCCCTGCAGAGCGATGCCCGTGGGCGCCCCAAAACCAAAGGCCTGCACATAACGAAACAGGACCGGAGGGGCGATTTTGAGCCCTATTTTGGCCATACCGATGTTGCTAGAGTTGGCCAACACCTCTCGCACGGTCAACCAGCCATAAGGCTCATGGTCTTGGATCACCCGCCCGTAGAGGCGATAGCTCCCATTTTCGCAGTAGACGGTTTCGTCCGGAGAGCGAAGGTTCTCCTCAATCACCGTTGCGATGGGCACAAGCTTCATCACCGAGCCCAGCTCATAGGCATCGCTGATGGGGCGCAGGCGCCAGAGGTCTGGGTGAACCTTGGTCCCTTCGCTTGGGTCAAACAGCGGGGCACAGGCCATGGCAAGCACGTGGCCAGTGCGCGGCTCCACGGCCACGGCGCATCCGGCCGAGGCGTGGTACTGGCGCAAGGCCTCCTCCAGCTCCTCTTCGCAGATCCTCTGCACCACGCGATTGATGGTGAGGATGAGGCTCTCCCCCGGCACCGGTTCCACCCTGGGCGCGCCAGGTTTATGGAACACACGCCCTCTGGCATCAAGGTAGATATGCGCCAGGCCGGGCTTGCCATGGAGCTTTTCGTCCCACGCGTACTCGATGCCGGACAGGCCGCGGTTATCCACTCCAGTGAAGCCCAGAAGGTGGCAGGCCGTAGAGCCGAAGGGATAGGCGCGCCGCCATTCATCGACCACCCGCACTTGGCGCAAGCCCAATGCCCGCACCTGATCTCCGCACTCGGCGGGCAGCCGTCGTGCCAACCAGACAAAGGAGCCCCGCGTGCCGCCGCGTGCGACCTTGGCTTCCAGCGCCTGGGGAGATTGGCCCAACACCGCCGCCAACGTACGCACCGCCTGGGTAGTGTTGCCGTGCTGGCTCAGGTCATACCCTACCGAGACCGCGGGCTTGTTGACAACCAACCTCACCCCCTCCCGGTCCAGAATCTCGCCCCGCGGCGGCTCAAGTCTGGTCACGCGAACCAGCGGCATCTTCTTCCTGTACACGCTACGATTGACCACCTGCACCTCGATGAGCCTCAGCCCGATCAGGGCAAAGAGTCCCACCATCACCCACCTGAAGTGGACGAGCCTGGTGATGTGCGCGTGCGCGTCTCCTTCCCTTCCATAAGCGTCCATGACGCCCTGTTCTCGTCATTGGGGCATGCTGCCACGGGCCCGCTCATCTCACTGCACCACACTTTCCCGCTTGTCCTGTTCCAGCAAAGGCCGAAGGCCCGGGGGCACCACCAGATTACGCTTGCGATAAAAACCCAGCTGAAAGTGTTGTGCAGCTTGGTCAGTCACCCGGTTATAGCTGAGTAGTGTCTCCCTTGTCGTTTCTAATTGCGCCACCTCCTTTTCCAGGACCGCTACTCTCTTTTCTTGCGCGGCGATCTGATCCAACAGGTGCTGAGCATGCACATGCTGCCACACATACAGGAGGAGCGCAAAAGTGCCAAACAGTATGATCCCCACTGCACGAAGCAGCGTTCGCCGCTGCCGACGCATGCGTTGCCTGGCGAGCTGCGAACCGACAAGCCGATATCTGTTCCTCCGGGAAGCAATGAGCATTGTCCTCTAACTCAAGCGGGTGCGGACTCAGTTTGCGCCTCTATACCCGGGGCTATTCGCTCCGCCGCCCTGAGCTTGGCCCCCCTGCTCCGTGGGTTGCGTGCTTTTTCCGCTGCACTGGGCACCAAAGGTCGCTTTGTCAAGACGCGCAGGGTCGGCTTTCTGCCACACACACAAGTGGGGAGCGATGGCGGACAAATGCACCCCCGCTGCTCCCGCACGAAAAACGACTTGACCATGCGATCGCAGATGGACTCGTACGAGAGTACAACTACCCGCCCCCCAGGACTGAGGAGCCCCGGTACCTGATCGAGCGCCTCGCGGAGCGCTTCGTGCTCCTGGTTGACTGCCATGCGAAGGGCCTGGAAACAGCGGGAAAGAGTCTTGACCACAAGAGGGCCGGGCACGACGCTGCAAATCACGGCGGCCAGCTGCGAAGTGGTGCGGATGGGTTCCCGCGCCCGCGCTTGTACGATGGCCGCAGCAATGCGGCGTGCGTGCCGTTCCTCGCCCAGGTGGGCGAAAAGGGCAGCGAGCTCTTTTTCCGAGCTTCGGGCGATAATGCTGGCGGCAGTCGTTCCCCGGCCAGTGTCCATGCGCATGTCTAATGGCCCTTCGAACCGATAGGAAAAGCCACGTGCCGGCGTGTCCAACTGGTGGCTGCTCACGCCCAGATCAAAGAGGATGCCTTCGACCTGGGTGATAGCAAGTTCCGCAAGCAGACGACCAACCTGGCGAAAGTCGCCTTGCCGAAGCACTACCTGCGAACCAAACTGCCGTAACCCCTCTGCTGCCGCCTCTAAGGCCTCCCCATCCAAGTCGATCCCAACCACGCGAACCCCGGGGCCACATTTGGGCAGCAGAATGCGCTCGTACCCCCCACCCCCAATGGTCGCATCCACGTACACACCTTGCTTCCGATGCAACCACAAGCGCCCCACCGCCTCAACAAGTACCGGTTCATGAAATGTCATGCCACAGGGGAACCCCCTCCCTGGTGCGTCTCATTGGTCATGACCTGCGCCTTCCCAGTCCCGCCCAAGTTGCCGAACATCTCCCCGAACTCGATCTCCACCCCCTGTACGGTCTCCATAAACAGGGCGGGCTTCCATATCTCCAGGTGATCCACCACCCCACCTACAATAGCCTCCCCCTCAATCTGAGCATAGTCTCGCAAGTTGCCCGGCAGCGCAATCCTCCCCTGGGGATCAAACTGCACGAGCGTACTCAGCATCGCCCAACGACGATTGAAGCGATACTTGTCTTTAAGATTGCTCCACTGACCCTCAAAGAGCTTGGTAAGGCGAGCCCATTCGTCAATGGGGTAAGCGTAAATGCAAGGCTCTATACCTTGCATGAGGATTAGCCCCTCGCGCGATTCAGGCGAAAGGAGCGCGCGAAACTTTGCGGGTATGCTGAGGCGACCCTTCTGATCTACCGTGACCCGACTGTGTCCCTGGAACTCCGTATACAGCGGCTGCGAAGGATCGCTAACCTGGACTATGGGCATGTTCGAACCCAGCTAGTGGTGCGGCTTCCCAAATCGGCGTAACGCTGCCCAAATATACGCAAAACTTCCCATGATGTCAAGCGGAATCTATGCTTTTTTCCAAAGAAAAGATGAATTTTCTGTACAATTCCTTCACACTGTGCGCGCGACTTGCGTGGTAAAACCTCGAGTTACATGTTGTTGCTGCGCCACAGGAGTAACCGCGGCGGCCAACAGAGGAGCGGTGGACACAGGCAGGTGACCTCCTCCAACGCAACGCAGGACTGTCGGAACCCGGGGAAGCTTCCCTGGGGCATTCAGTGTCGGGACAGCTCCGATCGCCACCCGGCACTGCCAGGCGGTCTTTACCTTCCACAGGGTAGGCGGGTTTTCGCTCCGCACATCGGGCGCGCTGGCGGTAATAGTGAATTCGCCGAACCAGGATAAGCTGGCCGCTGCGCCAGCACCTGGCCCCAATTTTGCCGCGCACGGTGCAAAGCGCGGCAGACCTGGAAACTGCGCAGGTTTTGGCCAGCGTTGCGCACCAGAAGTGCACTCTTGTCTCAGCATGATACGCCCATACCGCATACAGGGCGTGCCGCGTGATCGTACAACAGTTCGGGTCCCCATTGGTGTTCAAGAGAGGTAAAGGAGAGCTACGCACTATGCACCAACTGCGGGTGTTGCCGCGAATCGGCTTAAGCTGTCTATTGCTTGCCACGCTCGGGGGCGCACCGCTCGCCCAAACGCGGATTATGCCGGTAGGCAATTCCATTACCGACGGGCTCTACGGCAGCTCAGACGGGCTGGGCTTCCGCAATGACCTCTACGCCCGCCTGAGAGATGCCGGCCTCAGTTTTGACTTTGTGGGCAGCACCGGGTCTCCACCCTACGAGGGGTACTTCTTTCCTGGAGCCCGTATCGAGGAGTTCTACTCGGGCGGATTTGGTACAGGCACGCGTGATATCGCCAACGCGATGAACAACTACGCGCCCGAGTACATCCTCTTGCACCTGGGCACCAACAACATGAGCGGCAGCGAAACGCCTGCCCCTTACTCCAACGACAACGGGCAGACTTTCCTCAATACCGCCTCGGGAAAGCTCGCCCAGTTGCTCGCCTACCTGGCGCGTTGGAAAACGGGAGCCTACGGCTCGAGCCTCAAGAAGATCGTCCTGTGCAAGATTATTCCCAAAGTAACCTATCCGGATCAAGTTGCCCTGTTTAACCAAGAGATCACCAGAATTACTAGCGACTCCGAGCAAGGGCGCATCCCCTCCATCCCTGCGGGCACGCTGTACTTAGTTGACCAGTTTTCGCCCTTCGATGTGGCCACCATGATGTCGCCCGACGGCATCCACCCCAACGATGCCGGCTACAGCAAGATGGCTGATGTCTACTTCAACGCACTGGCCTCGCTGCTTTTTCCGGGAGACAACTTCAACCGTGCCAGCTTGGGACCCTACTGGACTGCTGATCCTGAATATCGCATCGTGAACAACGAGCTGATGAACACGGCAACCGAGAATGCCTGGGGTCACCTGGCCGTTTACAACCTTTCCAGCAATGTCAATGACGTCTCGTTCCAGTGGGGAAACGCCGCCACTCCGGAGGGGATTGACCAGGCTGGGTTTGCTCTGCTTTTGAATGCCGCCTCGGTCAGTGCAGATGGCTACCTCCTGTTCAGACGCAGCAATGGCAGCATTAGCCTCTGGACCATCGCAGGGGGTGTGCCTGGGCATGGTGTGGCCAACGCCACCGGGAGCCAGCCTGCCCCCCGCGCCGGGGATGTGATGCGCGTCCTGGTGAGCACTAGTCCGTCCGGCCACCATTTTGACCTCTACATCAACGGCCGCTACGACGGCCGGGTCACGGACACAGCCAAAGAAAAAGGCAACAGCGCCAACAAGTATGCCGGCGTCATGCTCAAGGGTGGATACAACACCAGTATCGACAACTTTTACGCCCGCACCACGTTGGACGTGACGCCGCCTGCCGCCGTCACTAACTTGGGTATCGCCGGCCTAAGCTCGATGTCAGTGACGCTGACCTGGACCGCGCCAGGCGATGACGGTAACCTGGGCACGGCCTCTTCCTACGTCATCAAATATCTGGACCAACCCATCACTCCTGCCAATTTTGCTTCGGCGGTGACCGTGCTTAATCCGCCGGTGCCGAAACCGGCCGGGTCCGTGGAAACCTTTGAGGTGAAGGGACTCCTTGCCAACAAGACCTATTTCTTTGCCCTGAAGACATTGGACGAAGCAGGCAACGTCAGCGATCTGTCCAACGTGGTGTCAGCCGTGACGCCGGGGCAGGCGACACTGGCAACTTTTACCGATGACTTTGAGCGGCAGTCGCTCGGCGCTAACTGGACTGCACATGCAGCGTACGCCATTGTCAACGGCGACTTGGCCAACACGTCCTCCGTGTACGATTGGGGTTACCTTGCGGTGCTCAACAACCGCGAAAACCCCGTCGAGGCCTCAATAAAGTGGGCAGCAAGTGCCAACGCGGCGGGCATAAACGAAGGCGCCCTCGCTCTTATGCTCAACACCGCTAGCACCACTGCGAGCGGCTATCTGGTCTGGAAGAGCGGACAATATGTCCGCCTCTGGACCCTGACCTATGGGAACCCTGGGCAGACGGTGGCCAACGTGCAGGGGCTCCTCCCCCAGCCGGGCCCGGGTGACGTCTTCAAGGTCAAGATGTCCAGCGACGCAAATGGACACCACTTTGACGTGTTCATTAACGACAAGTTCGATGCGCGCGTGTCGGACCCCAACAAGCTCCAGGGCAATGCTGCTACAAAGTACGCAGGCGTGTATCTGAAAGGTGGGCTCAATAACAACGTGGCGGAGTTTTCTGTAGCCGTGCCGATCGGCGATCCGTCTGCGTTGCTCATTGCTGCCGGCAACCAGCAAAGCGGCCCGGTGGGGAAGAGGCTCCCCGTGCCCCTCACAGCCCAAGTGACCGATAGGAATGGCTACCCGGTCTCGGGTGTCTATGTTGATTTCAAGGTAAGCTCGGGACAAGGCTTTCTGAGCACCGATTCGGTCACCTTTGATGGCTACATCTGGATCGAGGCAGAGGATGGGATACTCTCGCCGCCGATGGAAAAGGTCTTTAATGCAAATGCCTCAGGCGGAGCTTACGTCCAGGTGCCGGAAGGAACAGGCGTCAATGCCGGCAAGGTAACTTTCACTGTGTACCTTCCGATCTCCGGTACCTTCTACCTCTGGGCCCGGGGGCTCGGTCCTTCGGGCACCTCTGATTCCTTCTGGTCGTATGCTGATGACGGCACCGCCGAGATCTTTAGTCTTCAGAACCAGACGACATGGGGCTGGAGACGGCGGACCACACCCTTTGCCCTCTCTGCTGGCGTGCACACCATCACCTTCGAGAATCGCGAGGATGGCACGCTCCTGGACAAGATCCTCTTGACTAATGTGAGCACCTATACCCCATGGGGCCTCGGTGGTACCACGCCTCCACTGACAAACATCTCCAACACTTCCGGGTTCGCCCATAGCTACCTCACCTTCGGCACGCAGGCGGGCCAGGTAACAGTACAGGCGTCCGCCTCGTACAAAGGCACGCCTCTTTCTGGCAGCCCCGTACAGTTCATTGCCTATGCCACGAGCGGCACACCGACCCCTCTGCGCTATGTCTCTGGCAATGGGCAGAGCGGTCCCGCGGGTCAACCTCTGGCCGAACCCTTCATAGTCGAAGCACGGGATTCGTACAACAACCCTGTCCAGAACCTCCCGGTGATCTTTGAGGTCTTAGAAGGCGGAGGCACGCTGTCAGAGCCGCAGCCGGTGTTCACCGATGCGACGGGTCGCGCCTCTACCGTGCTCACCCTTGGAATGCTGCAGTCCAGGAACGTGGTGCGCGCCTCCTCGCCCGGTGTGGGCGGTACCCCCATTCAGTTTACCGCACACGCCACCTCGCGCATCCCGACGGAAATCCAGTACGTGAGCGGAAACTATCAAACAGGCACAGTGGCAACGCAGCTCGCCCAGCCGCTGGTGGCGCGGGTGGTGGACAATGTGGGCAATCCGCAGCCCAGTTGGCCCGTCCTTTTCAGGATTCAGACCGGTGACGGCGCCTTGGATGGTGGCGTTGACACCCTTACCGTGTTCACCTCGGCCGAGGGCTTGGCACAGGTCTTTTGGACCTTGGGCACGAAAGCCGGCTCCGCCAACAACATCGTGACTGCGGTGGCCTCGCGCGGCGACAGCCTCCTGACCGGCTCACCTATTCTCTTTCAAGCCTCGGCAAACCCCGGTCCTGCGCACGCCATACAGCTGGTTTCTGGCGACAACCAATCGGCCCCCATCGGCTGGGACCTGGAACAGCCGCTCCGCGTCTTTGTCGCGGATAGATTCGGCAATCCGGCTCCCGGGTCTCAGGTCAGGTTCGAAGTCACTGTCGGCACTGCCGCCATCGCCGGCAGTAGCGCAGCGGTGGTGACCACCGACGCTTCGGGCATAGCCGAGGTGGTGTTGACCATGGGAAACATCCCTGGCCAGGTCAATAGAATCGAAGTTCGGGGACAAGGTCAAACGCTGGTGGGCGAGCCTGTGGTTTTCCAAGCCACGGCCACCGAAGGAGTAGCCAGCCACATTTACAAACTGTCGGGAGACGACCAGACTGCCACAGTGGGAACCCAGCTGCCGCACCCACTGGTGGTCCAGGTCAAAGACATCTTTGGGAATGTGCGCCCTGGCCACGCCGTGCACTTTGCGGTGACCAGCGGGGATGCACGGATTGACGGAGCCACAAGTGCTGACGTGCTCACCGATGCTCAGGGGATAGCTCAGGTGAATGTGGTGGTCGGCACCATGGCCGGGGCCAAGCTCTACACGGTGGAAGCGACTTCCGTAGATCTCCGCGGCAGGCCATTGGTGGGTTCGCCTGTGGTCTTTACGGCCTCGGCCACACCAGGTCCGCCGGCACAGCTCGTCAAGGTCTCTGGAGACAATCAGAATGCTCCTGTCAACACCACCCTAGAGTACCCCTTGCGCGTCCGCGTCACCGACCGGTACGGTAACGGGGTGACGGGTGTCAACGTGTTGTTTCAGGTAATCACGGGTGCAGGCTCCATTGAAGGAGTGCGGCAAAAGTACGTTCCGGTCAACGTTCAGGGCTATGCCCAAGTAACCTTTACCCTCGGTTCGGTTGCCGGCAGTGACAACGTGGTCCAGTGCAGCGCCACGGTGGGAGGGCAGCATTTGGCAGGTTCGCCGGTCACTTTTCGAGCCACCGCCCTTCCGGGTCCCGCGGCGGGCTTGGTGCGCGTATCGGGCAATAACCAGACGGGGAAGGCCGGAAGTCGTTTGCCCCTCCCCTTGGTAGTACGGGTACGCGACCAGTGGGACAACGCCGTGCCGAATTTCCCGGTGCGCTTCACGGTCGCAGCGGGCGGCGGCACCATCGACAGCCTCGCCTATAAGGATGTCCTCTCTGACTCTGCCGGGCAGGCCCAAGTCTACCTCACCCTTGGCACGACGGCGGGCACGTTCAACAACAAGGTTACCGCAACAGGCCAAGGCCTCACTGGGTCGGTGGAGTTTTTCGCTTCTGCCACTCCTGATGACCCGCGTCGCCTGGTGCAGGTGTCTGGAAATGGGCAGGTGGGCATGGCGGGAACGCTCCTCCCCTCACCCCTGGTCGTTCGGGTGATGGACCGCTTCCAAAACCCAATCGTTGCCCACAGTGTCACCTTTGTCGTCATGCAGGGCGGTGGCACCATCGACGGGGTGACAGAACGGACGGTGGCCACGAATTCCACTGGCTATGCACAGGTCTCCTTCACTCTGGGTACAGTGCCCGGGCAACAGGTGGTGGTGGCCCGTGCATCTTTCGGGGGCACAGAACTCGACGGTTCGCCCGTTACCTTCGCGGCAACAGCCACCGGTGCCCCTCCTGCGCGCATCGCGGAGTATGCTGGCAACCACCAGACTGGGGTTGTGGGGAACTTTTTGCCTGGGCCTCTACAGGTGCTAGTCACCGACCAGTACGGCCACCCGGTTCCTGGCCACCCTGTGACCTTCACGGTCATGAGCGGCGGGGGCGCGCTCGGTCCTGCTTTGGCACCATCCTTGGTCGACACCACAAATGCCGCGGGCATCGCCACCACGACCTATCGCCTTGGTCCTTCAGCCGGTGTGGAAAACAACGTGGTTCACGCCACCGCGAGCTATCAGGGCACAGCGCTTGCGGGTGCGCCGGTCGTTTTCGTGGCCTCGGCACGCACTTCCACCGCACGGGCCATCCGCATCGACTCCGGAAACAACCAGATCGGCGTGGTGGGCCGTGCATTGCCCAGTGAACTTCGGGTCAAGGTAGTGGACGCGGTAGGCGCACCTGTTGCAGGTCACCCGGTGACGTTCCGAGTGGTGGCAGGGGGAGGAACATTCGGTGCTGCCGATACCATCGCCATCCGCACCAGTGACGCCAGCGGCGTGGCAGCCATCAGTTTGACGCTCGGGCCATTGGCTGGCGCGGCGAACAACCTCGTCCAGGCTAGTGCTACCGACGGTGTAAGCCCCTTAGAGGGCTCTCCGCTCACCTTCGTGGCCAGCGCCACTGCCGATACCCCCAGCCCC includes the following:
- a CDS encoding division/cell wall cluster transcriptional repressor MraZ, translating into MPIVQVSDPSQPLYTEFQGHSRVTVDQKGRLSIPAKFRALLSPESREGLILMQGIEPCIYAYPIDEWARLTKLFEGQWSNLKDKYRFNRRWAMLSTLVQFDPQGRIALPGNLRDYAQIEGEAIVGGVVDHLEIWKPALFMETVQGVEIEFGEMFGNLGGTGKAQVMTNETHQGGGSPVA